DNA from Chloroflexota bacterium:
GAATAATTTCCGCGAGGAAGATACTGTCGTCGAATCTAATGGTGTTAGCGTAGTTATTGACGAAGTTTCTATTCAATACTTACGCGGCGCTCAAATTGATTATGTAGATGATGTGATGGGCAGCGGTTTCAAGATCGAAAACCCGAATGCCGTTTCATCCTGCGGCTGTGGCAGCTCATTCCGCACCGAAGGCGATCAAGCGTCAGATTCTGGCGCTGGCGGCTGTGG
Protein-coding regions in this window:
- the erpA gene encoding iron-sulfur cluster insertion protein ErpA: MVLADATKLDVVSISSMAADAVRDLLAKRELEGYALRVFVQGGGCSGFQYGMALENNFREEDTVVESNGVSVVIDEVSIQYLRGAQIDYVDDVMGSGFKIENPNAVSSCGCGSSFRTEGDQASDSGAGGCGGGSCGC